The Faecalibacter sp. LW9 genome has a segment encoding these proteins:
- a CDS encoding OmpA family protein: protein MRIFYLTILFILTLFQLSYGQNTFPYLETKNLKDFEKISADSLRVDFLLNHFLGDVQYHYTYTNRADVPIDLRFVVPQHHAQNVYELKAEFNQKMVQLESKPIYTVRQEIKKLQSKSGYDNQIKTQNLILNLHQVKPGEKIIIDLKLSKIIDHQEIEYQLTIPEPIAIRTEQFTSIGKDEKTKKSSANEFHFQITGNIPLDNTLLNKVVPTIKKISPKHWSFTAKGNQKINLTYQYEAKKINSAVQHFSENGCDYILGIIQPPKEIKTIAPREFIFVIDASGSMKGKPIEELKKMMASTLRQLKAEEKFNIVLYATNQENFSNHSVDASNENIEKAIEFINKEYGKGATKLNEAIDKIQAFKVNPEYNRIITIISDGDLDINQNLHLSIKSHLKYAQFFVLGIGHTIDYRAMNFLSLTTGNRPIVINNEYEMGYKIKQFQKQLLKPLLRNIQVQSKSINLNETYPKNFNGYLSNEPVHFVSKDCKKVYPKQLNLTAKNGNETYQSHFEITKANPSHLSEAIKFYWIKQRIDFLLKDEDRCGEICKTDGRYRKEIEKLGMEFNLSTPYTVLIQNNDNSNFSQDYDTDGDGIADWFDECINEKGPLLTKGCPVDQLKGDAKAIYVQDYSNELIRVVEFEFDQTVIRPVDYPILDRIVKLMKTNSNLNFVVEGHTDAMGSSEYNKTLSLNRAKAVVQYLKEKGVNEKRFTISGKGDTELKHTMCKPAEKCEPWKNLQNRRVEFQLKKD from the coding sequence ATGCGAATTTTTTACCTAACTATTCTATTCATTCTTACCCTATTTCAGCTCAGTTACGGTCAAAATACATTTCCTTACTTAGAAACAAAAAATTTAAAAGATTTTGAAAAAATTTCCGCAGACAGTCTTCGCGTTGATTTTTTATTGAATCATTTTTTAGGGGATGTACAATACCATTATACATACACCAATCGTGCAGACGTACCCATTGACCTTCGATTTGTGGTTCCTCAACATCATGCCCAAAATGTCTATGAATTAAAAGCTGAATTCAATCAAAAGATGGTGCAATTGGAATCAAAGCCCATTTATACCGTTCGTCAAGAAATCAAAAAATTACAATCAAAAAGTGGATATGATAATCAAATCAAAACTCAAAATCTAATCTTAAACTTACATCAAGTAAAACCAGGAGAAAAGATTATTATCGATTTAAAACTTTCTAAAATTATTGATCATCAAGAAATCGAGTATCAACTTACGATTCCAGAACCTATTGCAATACGCACAGAGCAATTTACTTCTATTGGTAAAGATGAAAAAACAAAAAAATCCTCCGCAAACGAATTCCATTTTCAAATCACTGGAAACATTCCATTGGATAATACTTTATTGAATAAAGTCGTTCCAACCATCAAAAAAATATCTCCCAAACATTGGTCATTTACTGCCAAAGGGAATCAAAAAATTAATTTGACGTATCAATATGAAGCAAAAAAAATCAATTCTGCGGTTCAACATTTTTCAGAAAACGGGTGTGATTATATTTTAGGAATTATACAACCGCCTAAAGAAATTAAAACTATTGCGCCACGTGAGTTTATATTTGTAATTGATGCTTCAGGTTCCATGAAAGGTAAACCTATTGAAGAATTAAAGAAAATGATGGCTTCAACCCTTCGTCAACTCAAAGCAGAAGAAAAGTTTAACATCGTATTGTACGCTACCAATCAAGAAAATTTTTCGAATCATTCGGTGGATGCCAGCAACGAAAATATCGAGAAAGCCATTGAATTCATCAATAAAGAATATGGTAAAGGGGCAACGAAACTCAATGAAGCCATTGATAAAATTCAAGCCTTCAAAGTGAATCCCGAATACAACCGAATTATTACCATTATTTCAGATGGCGATTTGGACATCAATCAAAACTTACATTTATCCATTAAATCACACCTTAAATATGCTCAATTTTTTGTGTTAGGTATTGGTCATACGATTGATTATCGTGCCATGAACTTTTTATCCCTAACCACTGGAAATCGACCAATTGTGATTAATAATGAATACGAAATGGGGTATAAAATAAAACAGTTTCAAAAACAGCTTTTAAAACCTTTACTGAGAAATATTCAGGTTCAATCGAAAAGCATTAATTTAAATGAAACTTATCCGAAAAACTTTAACGGCTATTTGTCCAATGAACCTGTGCATTTTGTTTCGAAAGACTGTAAAAAAGTTTATCCAAAACAATTGAACTTAACAGCGAAAAATGGAAATGAAACCTATCAATCTCATTTTGAAATTACAAAAGCCAATCCCTCGCATTTATCCGAAGCTATTAAATTTTATTGGATCAAACAACGAATTGATTTCCTTTTAAAAGATGAAGATCGTTGTGGTGAAATTTGTAAAACGGATGGTCGCTACCGTAAAGAAATCGAGAAATTAGGAATGGAATTTAATTTATCGACCCCTTATACAGTCTTAATCCAAAACAATGACAACAGTAATTTTAGTCAAGATTACGATACCGATGGTGATGGAATTGCAGATTGGTTTGATGAATGCATCAATGAAAAAGGTCCATTGTTAACAAAAGGTTGTCCTGTAGATCAACTTAAAGGGGATGCGAAAGCCATTTATGTTCAGGATTATTCGAATGAATTAATACGTGTAGTGGAATTTGAATTTGATCAAACGGTAATTCGTCCTGTTGATTATCCCATTTTGGATCGAATTGTAAAGCTAATGAAAACGAATTCAAATTTAAACTTTGTCGTCGAAGGACATACCGACGCCATGGGAAGTAGTGAATACAATAAAACCTTATCTCTTAATCGTGCGAAAGCAGTTGTCCAATATTTGAAAGAGAAAGGTGTGAATGAAAAACGTTTTACGATATCAGGTAAAGGAGATACCGAATTAAAACATACGATGTGTAAACCTGCAGAAAAATGTGAACCTTGGAAAAACTTACAAAACCGTCGGGTAGAGTTTCAACTAAAAAAGGATTAA
- a CDS encoding RsmB/NOP family class I SAM-dependent RNA methyltransferase, with translation MKILPYKNLFVGITDTLNNIFFEGKYADKEVERTLKSNKQWGARDRAFIAETVYDLVRWKRLVEGAMARPLAPDTLWEFVGTWFALDPEEKLPSWEEFSRINHKEILKRHHKSAKNQAVAESYPDWMFEVGQAELGDRWIEEAQAMNIPAPTVLRVNTLKTDRKTLQKLLKQRQIKTKVLSKYQDALELEEKTNIFRTDEFQNGFFEVQDAGSQMIAPYLRVEPGMRVVDACAGAGGKTLHLASLMNNKGQIIAMDIHEWKLKELKRRASRNDVQNIQTRLIESKTIKKMANSADRLLIDAPCSGFGVLRRNPDAKWKLDPEFLDRIRETQAMIINDYSKIIKVGGLMVYATCSILPSENQEQVEKFLANNLNYKLINDKTYYPSESGYDGFYMALIERVS, from the coding sequence AAGTTGAACGTACCCTTAAGTCAAATAAGCAATGGGGAGCTCGAGATCGAGCATTTATTGCAGAAACGGTTTATGATTTAGTACGTTGGAAAAGATTAGTAGAAGGGGCAATGGCTCGTCCTTTGGCTCCAGATACATTATGGGAGTTTGTAGGGACGTGGTTTGCATTAGATCCTGAAGAAAAATTACCATCTTGGGAAGAATTTTCACGTATCAATCATAAAGAAATTTTAAAAAGACATCACAAATCTGCTAAAAATCAAGCGGTAGCGGAGTCTTATCCTGATTGGATGTTTGAAGTTGGTCAAGCCGAATTAGGTGATCGTTGGATTGAGGAAGCGCAAGCGATGAATATTCCAGCTCCAACGGTATTACGTGTCAATACTTTAAAAACTGATCGTAAAACATTACAGAAATTATTAAAACAACGTCAGATTAAGACGAAAGTTTTATCAAAATATCAAGATGCATTAGAGCTTGAAGAGAAAACAAATATCTTCAGAACCGATGAATTCCAAAATGGATTTTTCGAAGTACAGGATGCCGGTTCTCAAATGATTGCGCCTTATTTGCGTGTTGAACCTGGAATGCGTGTGGTTGATGCATGTGCAGGAGCAGGAGGTAAAACATTACATTTAGCATCATTAATGAATAATAAAGGACAAATCATTGCCATGGATATTCACGAATGGAAGTTAAAAGAATTAAAACGTCGTGCTTCTCGTAATGATGTTCAAAACATTCAGACTCGTTTAATTGAGTCTAAAACAATCAAGAAAATGGCGAACTCTGCAGATCGTTTATTGATTGATGCGCCATGTTCTGGTTTTGGTGTTTTACGTCGTAATCCGGATGCCAAATGGAAATTGGATCCTGAATTCTTAGATCGTATCCGTGAAACGCAAGCGATGATTATCAATGATTATTCGAAGATTATCAAAGTGGGTGGATTAATGGTCTATGCAACATGTTCGATTTTACCATCGGAAAATCAAGAACAAGTAGAGAAATTCTTAGCGAATAACCTAAACTACAAATTAATTAACGATAAAACATATTATCCTTCTGAATCGGGTTATGATGGTTTTTACATGGCGTTAATTGAGCGTGTATCTTAA